ATTGAAGCAAGAAAAGCCGCGGCTTCAGGACTGTTATTTTATCCAACCGAAAGTGGCATTTGGTTGGTGGATTCAATGCCGGCTAAGTTTCTAAAGATTATCAATCAGTAATGATATTTTAGTGGAGGTCAATATGAGTGATCAGGCAGATGAGAAAGAACCGAAGCCAACTAAGATTCGCCGGCCGATGCAGGGCAACTGTCCAAAGTGTCATCGACCAATGTCTATCAGTTACGGCTTGAACAGGTGCCCTAACTGCGGGTTTATATTCAAGTCGAACTTTAAGGTTGAATAGGGTTGATCAGATTCATTGAAGAAGTTCGCAAGGTCAATTGGTGAGCGGTTTGCGTTCATTGATTGCCCTTTTTTGCTGCCTAAATTTTACAAAAGTCCCAAGGATTTCTAAAGATTATGCGGCTTCCTTCCCAATTTTAACTAATTTAAGTCCCAATTAAGCTTGCCCCGATATTCTAGCAACATCAAGTATGAAGGGAGGGCAACTGAAATAGGTTCCAGATCAAACCAACAAACGTTAAATTGAAAGGAAGTTATCATCCATGAAAATTAAAAAATATTTAGTCACATTTGGGGCTGCAGCCGCAATGGTTGCCCCAACATTTCTGAGCAGCGTCGTTGCCAATGCCGATGCAGTTCAACCTCAACGACAACAACAAGGCCACAAACAAGACAATGCCAAGGCCGCTAAGCAGGTCGGCGGTAAAAATCTGTCCCAGCAACCTCGTGAGACAGGCAGTCAGTATACCAATGACAATTCTGGCTACAATGTGACCGTCAAGGCAACCAACCTCATTAATACTTTGCACTACAATGTTAAAACGTCAACGGATAGTGGCGCCTCCAGTGCTGATCCATTTTCAATCAGTATCTACAAAGATGGTGAACTATACAAAACGATTAGTTCATCCACTGGCACATTGAGCGGTAGCCTGTGGGTCGGTTCCGGAACCTACTCAATTAAGGTATATACCAGCAGCGCTGCCAGTCACTGGACAGGCGGTCTGGCAACATCATAATCAACTGGATTTTCGAGAATAAAGTTTTCATTTTGGTCAAATGAAACGATTGTGGGAGTGGGACGCGAGGCGTTTTGATCCCAGAGTTTAAGTGAAGAAACGAGTTATTCCTGTTTTGGGAATGACCCGTTTCTTTGCTTAAATGGCCGGGATCAGCCGATCAGCAAGTAGGCTCACAGGCCTTGACCTCACAACATCAAAAAATTAACTTTGACATTTCGTCAATTCGTTATATCATAAAACCAGCCAAGTAATTTGTGTCTAATTGAATAAAGTAGTCTGGGGTGCCCTAAACGGCTGAGATAAATACCCATTGAACCTGATGCAGTTAGGACTGTCGAAGGAAGAACGAAATTTTTTTGTGTGAGCAAATAGATATAAAGTCGATTCAACTTTTAATCTGTTCCCTCTTTCTTCGAGGCTTTGAAGAAAGGGGGATTTTTTGTTTCCAAACCATAGATGATCAAATAATTGGAGGGAGTCGAAGTTGACAGATAAACAAGCGTTACTTCAGGCAGTTGATGCGCACCAAAATCAACTGTTAGCGTTATTGGACCGGCTAATTTCATTTGAAACGATGTCACCACCTGCCCGCAACACAGTGGCAATTCAACGTTTTCTTGATGATGAATTAACCAAAATTGGATTTAAGACTAAGCAAGAAGCTTTTTATGATGGCGATGAGCTGCTCTCGGCTGAGAAACCGGGGACTGATGCAGCTAACTATCATAGTTTGCTGTTGAATGGTCATGTTGATGTGGCTACCGTTGATCGTCAGAGTTGGCACACCGATCCGTTCAAATTAGTCCACGAGGGTGATCTACTCTACGGGCGGGGTGTCAGTGACATGAAAGGTGGTATCTCAAGCTTTGTGTACATCTTTTCACTGCTCCAACAGCTTGGGATTGACCTGCCTGGAGATTTGCGGTTCCAATCTGTCGTTGGTGAAGAGGCTGGAGAAGCCGGAACCAAAACCTTACTGAAAAATGGTGAAACGGCTGATTTTGCAGTGGTTGGCGATACCAGCAACTTGAAATTTCAAGGTCAGGGAGGCGTCGTGACCGGCTGGATTACACTCAAGAGTCCCCACATTTACCACGATGGGAACCGAGCAGCAATGATTACCACTGGCGGTGGCCTGAAAGCGGCCAATATGATCGAGAAAATGATGGTCGTGATTCAGGCTTTGGAGAAATTGGAACAGTACTGGGGGATTACAAAGCGTTATCCTGGGTTTGCCCCGGGAATCGATACAATTAACCCCGCTTATATTGAAGGGGGGTTACATCCGGCTTACATTCCGAGCGTCACGAAATTATGGATCACCGTGCATTTTTACCCAAATGAAAATGTTGATGATATAACCCATGAAATCGAGGATCAAGTCCTTGCTGCGGCAAAAGCCGACCCTTGGCTGCGGGATAATCTGCCCACCTTTCCTTGGGGCGGTGATTCGCTATTAGTCGATAAAGGCGAGGTGTTCCCGTCACTGGAGCTAGACCCCGACCATCCAGGGATGAAGGCACTTGAGAGCAGTTTTGCCGAAGTGGCCGGTAAACAACCAACCTTGGGGATGTCACCGTCCGTATCAGATAGCGGTTGGTTTGGTTACTGCCATATTCCAGCGGTTGATTTTGGACCGGGAACCATGGAACAAGCTCATAGTGATAATGAAAGTCTTAGTTTTCAGCAATTATTAACGTATACCAAAATTATGGCCGCATTCATTTATGATTGGTGTCATTCAAAAGGAGAAAAATCATGAAAAAGAAATTTCGCTTACAGGATGTGATTCTGTTAGCCATTGTTGCAATCGTTTTTGGTGCCATCTTTGTCGGGACAGATTATCTGTATAATTTCCTGGCAGTTGCCATTGGACCATTCTCAAACGAGGCACTGTTTGGCCTTTGGATTATGGCCGGACCATTGTCGATTTACTTGGTAAGGGTGCCGGGAGCGGCAATTATTGGTGAAGTATTAGGTGCCGCTGCAGAGGTCATTTTTGGCGGAACCTTTGGTGCTAGTGCACTTATTTCTGGAATTGTGCAAGGAATCGGAAGTGAGCTTGGGTTCACGCTGTGGGGATACAAGAACTGGGGTTGGCCGGTACTAACTACCTCAGCGGTTACGACCACCGTCGTTTCCTTTGGATATGAACTGTTCCGTCTGGGTTATGTCCATTATCACCTGCCAATGATCTTGGCATTGTTCTCAGTCCGTCTGATCTCCGTGTTCTTCTTCGGGGCTGTCTGTGTCCGAGCAATATTCAAGATGCTCAGCCGCTCGCAAGTGCTCAGACAAGTTCAATAGAATATATGAAAACTAAAGGGATTGCGGCAAAATGATCAGTTTTGCCGCAATCCCTTTTTTCGGTTTAACGAGCTGTAGTCGATACTTTAGCGATCTTGACGATTGTTAGAAAATTGTTGATAATCTGTTTTCCCACTTCTGGATCAGTCATGATTGATTCTGGATGGAATTGAACGCCATAGACCATCTTGGCTGGATTGCTGATCGCCATGATTTCTCCGTCATCAGTTACCGCGGTGACATCCAAGCTATCGGGAACCGTTGTTGGATCAACGATGAGTGAATGATACCTGGCTGCTTCAAAATGACGTGGGCAGTCCGCGAAGAGTGGATCGTCTAAGGAAACTTGGATATTTGAGGGTTTCCCATGCATTAACTTGGGGGCGTGCACTACTTTGGCCCCCAAAGCTTCTGCGATGGCTTGATGTCCAAGGCAAACGCCAAAAATCGGGACCTTGCCGAGGAATGCGTCTAAGATCGCCGGCATGTTACCAGCATCTTCTGGGCGGCCGGGTCCGGGGGAGAAAATGACGCTTTCAGGATTTGCTTTCATTAAATTTTCAACGGTGATGGCATCGTTTTTCACCACTTTGATCTCTTCAGAGGTCTGGGTGCCAATCAATTGGTATAGGTTGTATGTGAAACTATCGTAGTTATCAATTAGATAATGCATCGCAAACGCCTCCCTTGGCTGCTGTTTCCTGCAGTGCCGTCACAATTGCTCTGGCTTTGTTGTTAAACTCCTGGTATTCATGTTTGGGGATGCTGTCGGCGACAATCCCGGCCGCACTGCGGACGACTAAATCGTCACCTTTCCGATATGCTAATCGAATCCCAATACACATATCGAGGTCACCATCAAAACCCAGATAGCCTAGGCAACCACCATAAAGGCCGTGTTTGTTGTTTTCCAGTTTGCCAATAATCTGCATTGCAGAAATTTTGGGCGCACCGGAAAGGGTCCCCGCTGGGAGTAATGAATGAATGATATCAATTGACGAAACGTCCGGATCGACTTTACTTTCAACCACGGAACCCATGTGCATCACGCTCGAGAACTTCAGCAGGTTCCGATACGCGGTCACTTTGACCGATCCAAATTGACTGATGCTTCCCAGATCATTTCTTCCTAAATCAATCAGCATATTATGTTCTGATAATTCTTTTGGATTGTGTTGTAGTTCGTCGGTAAAAGCGTCGTCTTCAATCTGATTTTTCCCTCTCCTTCTGGTGCCGGCCAACGGATACGTGAATAATGTTTGGCCTCGTTTGGTAATCATGGTTTCCGGTGAAGCACCGATTGTTTCAAAATCGTTGTGGCGAAAATAAAATTGATACGGCGATGGGCTTTCTTTGAATAAAGTTGGCGTGGCAGCAAACAGCGAACCGGTCATTTTGGAATGTTGCGGATTGGAGAGCTGGACTTGGAAGATGTCGCCATCGACAATGTGATGTTTTGCTTCTGCGACCTTTTCCTCGAATTCGCTTAAAGAGAACTGCAATTTGAATGGTGTCATTGTAAATGGGGGGAGCGGCTGTTGCTCATGGACTTGCAGAATTTCCTCCTTCAGATTGGTTAAGCCACTTATTACCGATTCATATTGCGTCGTGAGCTGATCGGCAGGGATCACTTGAATTAACGTGACCATTTTGGTCGTGTGATTATAAGCAATGACCCGATTAATGAGCACCAGGTCGACATCATTGAGTTTCATTGGGTCACTGACGGCTGGTAAATCTGCGGTAGTCGCATAGCGAGCGTAGTCGTAACTGAAGTAACCGACGAGCCCGCCTGAAAATGGCGGCATGTGTTTCAGTTTTGGCATTCGATTGTCCGCCAAAATCCGTTCCAGAACAGGCTTTAAATCCGTTGTTTCATGTGAAACATTGCCTTGCTCATCCGAGCGGGTTAAGACGCCGTTTCGATAAGTGATGGTCATCGTCGGATTCAATCCGATAAATGAATACCCGTCTTCCTGCTTCTTCGGTTTTCCAGTTAGTAAGAAGCATGGTGCATCTGGTTGATCGAATCGTTGCGTCACAGCGATAGGGTCAAAGTCCTGCATTGCAAAATTAATTGAAATTGGTATAGCTGAAAAATCCTTTGTATATTGTTTAAGTTGGTCTAGATTCATGATGGTGTCCTCCATTACTTTAGTGTGTTTTGCTAAATGCTAAAGTTGGATTTGCCATCGTTTTCTTGATGTTTTCATGAAATGTTCCTCCATATTTGGGTATTTGCTGGATTGCGTCATCCTCTGATTGACATATTTTTCACGCATGTCGAGGAGCACGTTTGTTAAGCCTTTGTGTGCTCCCTTCTGCTTTGAAAATACGCTCCGACGGCCGGGTGAAACCCTGCCTAGCCTACTTGGCGACGGGCCAGAGGCTAACTTCTAAGTGCACTTTAATTAAAGTTCCAAACCCAGGAACTTCAATCAAAGTACCCTTAGAAACCGCCTCTCCCGGCCCTCGTCGCGCTCTAAATAAAAAATCCGCCCCAAATGTTTTCACATTAAGGACGGATCATTCCGCGGTGCCACCTTTGTTTAATTGATCGAAAAAGACAGTCCACCATTCAGTAGAGTCACTCTTTTCCGTCAACTACGCTTAGCAAGGGACCAACATCCCTCCGACAACTGACGTATGCCAACACGTTTCTTCGTACTCGATCACTTTCGGAAGAACCCTCGGTGGTCCATTTAACTGCTTGCGTTCGGCCGCATTCTCAGCAATAGCGACTCTCTTGACGTGCACAACAATCTTGATCTCCACTTCAATGGTTTATTTAGGACGGTATTTAATTGCCATTAAAATTACGCTCTTTATGAGAAGATGTCAAGAAAATTCATAATTTAAACTTTGGGGTTGACACATCTTGGAATTCATTATATGCTCTATGCAATTAAAATTTAACTTTCTTAGGAGATTCTAATCATGATAAAAATTAATTCAAAAATTAATCGATTTTATTACTATTGGTTCGTTTAGTGTTCACACCGGACAGGATGTGGGCACTCACTCACATCTTGTGCGGCCAATAGTATTTCATCATGATTACTTACTTCGGTCACACAGTTATTTACCAAATATACTGCGGGACCAATTTTTTTACCCAAAATTCTGACTCCCGTAGTGTTGTACACACTGTGGGAGTTTTATTTTATTCAAAAACACGTCAAACACAGAAATGGAGATAATATTATGATTATTGTACTTAAAAACGGACACGAAGACATTATTGACGAGATCAAGAGTCGCTTTACCGAAACCAACGAGGTATTTGTTCATAACAACCGCGTGGCAATCCAAGGC
Above is a genomic segment from Lentilactobacillus buchneri containing:
- a CDS encoding acetylornithine deacetylase, whose protein sequence is MTDKQALLQAVDAHQNQLLALLDRLISFETMSPPARNTVAIQRFLDDELTKIGFKTKQEAFYDGDELLSAEKPGTDAANYHSLLLNGHVDVATVDRQSWHTDPFKLVHEGDLLYGRGVSDMKGGISSFVYIFSLLQQLGIDLPGDLRFQSVVGEEAGEAGTKTLLKNGETADFAVVGDTSNLKFQGQGGVVTGWITLKSPHIYHDGNRAAMITTGGGLKAANMIEKMMVVIQALEKLEQYWGITKRYPGFAPGIDTINPAYIEGGLHPAYIPSVTKLWITVHFYPNENVDDITHEIEDQVLAAAKADPWLRDNLPTFPWGGDSLLVDKGEVFPSLELDPDHPGMKALESSFAEVAGKQPTLGMSPSVSDSGWFGYCHIPAVDFGPGTMEQAHSDNESLSFQQLLTYTKIMAAFIYDWCHSKGEKS
- a CDS encoding ECF transporter S component, which produces MKKKFRLQDVILLAIVAIVFGAIFVGTDYLYNFLAVAIGPFSNEALFGLWIMAGPLSIYLVRVPGAAIIGEVLGAAAEVIFGGTFGASALISGIVQGIGSELGFTLWGYKNWGWPVLTTSAVTTTVVSFGYELFRLGYVHYHLPMILALFSVRLISVFFFGAVCVRAIFKMLSRSQVLRQVQ
- a CDS encoding anthranilate synthase component II, which codes for MHYLIDNYDSFTYNLYQLIGTQTSEEIKVVKNDAITVENLMKANPESVIFSPGPGRPEDAGNMPAILDAFLGKVPIFGVCLGHQAIAEALGAKVVHAPKLMHGKPSNIQVSLDDPLFADCPRHFEAARYHSLIVDPTTVPDSLDVTAVTDDGEIMAISNPAKMVYGVQFHPESIMTDPEVGKQIINNFLTIVKIAKVSTTAR
- a CDS encoding anthranilate synthase component I family protein; this encodes MNLDQLKQYTKDFSAIPISINFAMQDFDPIAVTQRFDQPDAPCFLLTGKPKKQEDGYSFIGLNPTMTITYRNGVLTRSDEQGNVSHETTDLKPVLERILADNRMPKLKHMPPFSGGLVGYFSYDYARYATTADLPAVSDPMKLNDVDLVLINRVIAYNHTTKMVTLIQVIPADQLTTQYESVISGLTNLKEEILQVHEQQPLPPFTMTPFKLQFSLSEFEEKVAEAKHHIVDGDIFQVQLSNPQHSKMTGSLFAATPTLFKESPSPYQFYFRHNDFETIGASPETMITKRGQTLFTYPLAGTRRRGKNQIEDDAFTDELQHNPKELSEHNMLIDLGRNDLGSISQFGSVKVTAYRNLLKFSSVMHMGSVVESKVDPDVSSIDIIHSLLPAGTLSGAPKISAMQIIGKLENNKHGLYGGCLGYLGFDGDLDMCIGIRLAYRKGDDLVVRSAAGIVADSIPKHEYQEFNNKARAIVTALQETAAKGGVCDALSN